A stretch of Rubinisphaera margarita DNA encodes these proteins:
- a CDS encoding citrate synthase has product MTTTTAKGLKNIVAADSSVSHVDGQSGQLIYRGYHIDELAERSTFEETGYLLLNGELPTDSQLKDFSDRLKQVRTVPEEVLALLKSLPADAHPMSMLRTGVSLLGNLNPAEDKTGQEAMMDDSLKLTAQIGTLLAAIKRIKDGDDPIAPDQTLSHAANCLYMMNGEKPSADAEKAMDLVLILHAEHGLNASTFAARVIAATLTDMYSSITGAIGALKGPLHGGANTAVLETLKEVDTVENVAPWVEKVSANKGKFMGFGHAVYQTQDPRAKHLKELSRRLSIETGEPKWYDMSIKMEELVTAKINKNCNVDFYSASLQYYMGIPGYMFTCVFAASRVLGWCAHVIEQLSDNKIIRPKANYVGYQERPYVAMSDRK; this is encoded by the coding sequence ATGACGACTACGACTGCCAAAGGTTTGAAAAACATCGTCGCTGCCGATTCCAGCGTTTCCCACGTGGACGGTCAGTCTGGGCAGCTCATTTATCGTGGCTACCACATCGACGAACTGGCTGAACGCAGCACCTTCGAGGAAACCGGCTATCTGCTGCTGAATGGCGAGTTGCCGACCGATTCGCAGCTCAAGGACTTCTCCGATCGCCTCAAGCAGGTGCGTACGGTTCCTGAGGAAGTGCTCGCCCTGCTGAAGTCACTCCCGGCCGATGCCCATCCGATGTCGATGCTGCGGACCGGAGTTTCGCTGCTCGGCAACCTGAATCCCGCCGAAGACAAGACGGGACAGGAAGCGATGATGGACGACTCGCTGAAGCTGACCGCTCAGATCGGCACGCTCCTGGCGGCAATCAAGCGGATCAAGGATGGCGACGATCCAATCGCTCCCGATCAAACGCTGTCTCACGCCGCCAACTGTCTTTACATGATGAATGGCGAGAAGCCGAGTGCGGACGCAGAGAAAGCCATGGATCTCGTTTTGATCCTGCATGCCGAGCACGGCCTGAACGCCAGTACGTTCGCCGCTCGCGTCATCGCCGCAACGCTGACCGACATGTACTCGTCGATCACCGGAGCCATCGGCGCCCTGAAAGGCCCTCTGCACGGCGGAGCGAATACGGCCGTTCTGGAAACCCTGAAGGAAGTCGACACCGTCGAGAATGTCGCTCCCTGGGTCGAGAAAGTCAGCGCCAATAAGGGCAAGTTCATGGGCTTCGGCCACGCCGTCTATCAGACGCAGGATCCTCGCGCCAAGCATCTGAAAGAACTTTCCCGCCGGCTGTCGATCGAAACGGGCGAGCCGAAGTGGTACGACATGTCCATCAAGATGGAAGAACTGGTCACCGCCAAGATTAACAAGAACTGCAACGTCGACTTCTACTCAGCTTCGCTGCAGTACTACATGGGCATCCCGGGTTACATGTTTACCTGTGTGTTCGCCGCCTCCCGCGTGCTGGGCTGGTGTGCCCACGTGATTGAACAGCTGAGCGACAACAAGATCATTCGCCCGAAAGCCAACTACGTTGGTTACCAGGAACGCCCGTATGTGGCGATGTCGGATCGCAAGTAA
- a CDS encoding UxaA family hydrolase produces MSTSPRIVRLNPLDNVVVAVDALETGSEVQDRQPFTVLDAIQPGHKVATRSIGVGEAIIKYGQTIGFATETMEPGRWVHVHNVDRGSLELDYRYAADAPKTDYFREPRYFQGIRRANGQAATRNYIAIISTVNCSATSSRMVAQGVSRDLLERFPNVDGVVALTHKGGCAFEYQGPDHEQLNRVLAGYARHPNICGYLVLGLGCETAQGDYLLDSQDLVQLGGGPAVRAGSQPLLNIQQSGGVRKTVEKALSALPALLQEADRVRREPIPVSELMVATECGGSDGYSGITANPAIGYASDLIVRYGGTAILSEVPEIYGGEHLLTSRAISREVGEKLIERIHWWEQYADMFGHRIDNNPSVGNKKGGLTTIYEKSLGAIAKGGTTALRAVYEYAEKVTEKGFVVMDTPGYDPASVTGMIAGGAQVCLFSTGRGSCFGSKPAPTIKICSNSPTYAALEDDMDIDAGSILHGTSVRDKGEEIFEEIIAVASGKQTKSELAGMGDEEFCPWSPGPIF; encoded by the coding sequence ATGTCGACTTCACCCCGCATTGTTCGCCTGAATCCTCTTGATAACGTCGTTGTCGCGGTCGACGCGCTGGAGACGGGCTCCGAAGTTCAGGACCGGCAGCCATTCACCGTTCTCGACGCGATCCAGCCCGGACATAAAGTGGCGACTCGCTCGATTGGGGTCGGTGAGGCGATCATCAAATATGGCCAGACCATCGGCTTCGCGACCGAAACGATGGAACCGGGCCGCTGGGTGCATGTGCATAACGTCGACCGCGGTTCGCTTGAGCTCGACTACCGTTACGCAGCCGATGCCCCAAAGACCGACTACTTCCGGGAACCTCGCTATTTTCAGGGGATTCGACGGGCCAATGGACAGGCGGCGACGCGGAACTATATCGCGATCATCAGCACGGTGAACTGTTCGGCGACCAGTTCCCGCATGGTGGCCCAGGGCGTGAGTCGCGATCTGCTGGAGCGATTCCCGAATGTCGATGGCGTGGTCGCACTGACACACAAAGGAGGCTGTGCGTTCGAGTACCAGGGTCCCGATCACGAACAACTGAACCGCGTGCTCGCCGGCTATGCCCGACATCCCAATATCTGCGGCTATCTGGTTCTTGGCCTCGGCTGCGAAACGGCACAGGGGGATTATCTGCTCGACTCGCAGGATCTGGTCCAGCTCGGCGGCGGCCCGGCGGTTCGGGCAGGTTCTCAGCCTCTCCTTAATATTCAGCAGTCCGGCGGGGTCAGGAAGACCGTTGAGAAGGCTCTCTCCGCTTTGCCCGCACTACTGCAGGAAGCCGACCGCGTTCGCCGGGAGCCAATCCCGGTTTCCGAGCTGATGGTCGCCACCGAATGCGGCGGCAGCGATGGCTACAGCGGCATCACCGCGAATCCGGCGATCGGGTACGCCAGCGATCTGATCGTCCGATATGGCGGGACCGCGATTCTGTCGGAAGTCCCTGAGATCTACGGCGGCGAACATCTCCTTACCAGTAGAGCGATTTCACGGGAGGTCGGTGAGAAGCTGATTGAGCGGATCCACTGGTGGGAACAGTATGCGGACATGTTCGGTCACCGCATCGACAACAACCCGTCGGTCGGCAACAAGAAGGGCGGCCTGACGACGATCTACGAGAAAAGCCTGGGGGCCATCGCCAAAGGGGGGACGACCGCCCTGCGAGCGGTCTACGAATACGCCGAGAAGGTCACCGAAAAAGGCTTTGTCGTCATGGACACCCCCGGCTACGACCCGGCGAGCGTAACGGGAATGATCGCCGGCGGAGCACAGGTCTGCCTGTTTTCGACCGGTCGCGGGAGCTGCTTCGGGAGCAAGCCGGCCCCCACGATCAAGATCTGCTCCAACTCTCCGACGTACGCCGCTCTCGAAGACGACATGGATATCGACGCCGGAAGCATTCTTCACGGCACCAGTGTGCGGGACAAAGGGGAAGAGATCTTCGAGGAGATCATCGCGGTGGCCTCAGGAAAGCAGACAAAATCGGAACTGGCCGGGATGGGCGACGAGGAATTCTGCCCCTGGTCCCCTGGTCCGATTTTCTAG
- a CDS encoding REP-associated tyrosine transposase — MIKITPTGVAQTFLSVRAPGKSPCSLRPPSMNNEPRLERSRRNLPHWVLNGSCYFITFRIRSGVLTPEERLIVLKRFQEGDGHFYRLAGVVIMPDHVHAILRPLDGYSLSRILKGVKGTSARLINQHRGIQGTLWQDESWDRIVRDEAEFREKMLYLAHNPVKAGLVGCIDDYPYCYFSPEIN, encoded by the coding sequence ATGATCAAAATTACACCGACAGGGGTGGCACAGACATTCCTGTCTGTGCGTGCCCCAGGCAAGTCTCCTTGTTCTTTAAGGCCTCCCTCAATGAACAACGAACCCCGACTGGAGCGATCTCGCCGAAACCTTCCCCACTGGGTGCTGAATGGAAGCTGCTACTTCATCACATTTCGCATCCGCTCCGGCGTTCTGACTCCGGAAGAGAGGTTGATCGTTCTGAAAAGGTTTCAGGAGGGTGATGGCCATTTTTACCGGCTCGCGGGGGTTGTGATCATGCCGGATCATGTTCATGCGATACTCAGGCCGCTGGATGGCTACTCACTGAGCCGTATCCTCAAAGGTGTTAAAGGCACTTCGGCGCGATTGATCAACCAGCATCGCGGCATCCAGGGCACGCTTTGGCAGGATGAATCCTGGGACCGCATCGTTCGGGACGAAGCCGAGTTTCGGGAGAAGATGCTCTATCTCGCTCACAACCCCGTCAAGGCCGGGCTGGTCGGATGCATAGACGACTATCCTTACTGTTATTTTTCGCCAGAGATAAATTGA
- the dnaG gene encoding DNA primase yields MQIDTWSEFKEQVRAQTDIVALVGESRTVTQKGRQFVALCPFHDDHDPSLTIDRERQTYRCWSCSEGGDVFSYLMKLEGLDFRATLERLADRAGLEMPATPEKARRRPGNDRATILKLIDWAAQKYHQCLLADPAAEPARDYLLDRGYCEEIWSDFQLGFHPGGWDWLIKQARGSFTIPQLEEAKLILPRKQGDGHLDMFRGRIMFPIRNDRGQTIAFGGRVLPGSQDEQYGKYQNSPESAYFSKSRQLYGLDHAKEAMRERKAVLVVEGYTDCIALHQVGISNVVATLGTALTHEHVQLIRRFCQKVILIFDGDTAGQNAAQRALPRLLSHEIDLRLLALPEGMDPPEYLEKHGLQEFQTLLQNAEDAWDFKLRNLAAKYSDDSVFSREQLMSEMLELLAVAPGLSGTKREDMLLNRLALRVGLRGSQEQKLRSELAKLRAKGPQVAKPSSRSHEAEPSVDFLPQEEIVSRVHRRDQADGLLKPRLDRYTLLERDLLEIVFMMPECITEILDREVPGKLRHPLVSEIVAECARLSQRNQYSGTDALLASTEDPELKRLILAIAAQAEEKKVTEKLEETALNSEGKRAPLYLSQVISQLEWEHKESHHRASTSTVALHRQEPTAVDDRMRQLLQDAAQFHQQRVTRNTASSQ; encoded by the coding sequence GTGCAGATCGATACGTGGAGCGAATTCAAGGAGCAGGTTCGCGCCCAGACTGACATCGTTGCGCTCGTCGGGGAATCCCGGACGGTCACGCAAAAAGGTCGTCAGTTTGTGGCCCTCTGTCCGTTCCATGACGATCACGATCCTTCGCTCACAATTGACCGCGAACGACAAACCTACCGCTGCTGGTCCTGCAGCGAAGGCGGCGATGTTTTCAGTTATCTGATGAAGCTTGAAGGTCTCGATTTTCGAGCGACGCTGGAACGTCTAGCCGACCGCGCCGGACTGGAAATGCCCGCAACTCCGGAAAAGGCGCGTCGCCGCCCGGGAAACGATCGAGCCACGATCCTCAAGCTGATCGACTGGGCGGCTCAGAAATATCATCAGTGTCTGCTCGCTGACCCGGCTGCCGAGCCGGCGCGGGACTATCTGCTCGACCGGGGTTACTGCGAGGAGATCTGGTCCGACTTTCAACTCGGATTCCACCCGGGTGGATGGGACTGGCTGATTAAGCAGGCGCGCGGTTCGTTCACGATTCCACAGCTAGAAGAAGCAAAACTGATCTTGCCTCGAAAACAGGGAGATGGGCATCTCGACATGTTTCGCGGTCGGATTATGTTTCCGATTCGGAATGATCGCGGGCAGACGATTGCGTTCGGTGGTCGGGTTCTGCCGGGAAGTCAGGATGAACAGTACGGCAAATATCAGAACAGTCCGGAAAGCGCGTATTTCAGCAAGAGTCGACAGCTCTATGGACTCGATCATGCCAAGGAGGCCATGCGTGAGCGCAAAGCGGTTCTGGTTGTCGAAGGATACACCGACTGCATCGCGCTCCACCAGGTTGGGATTTCCAACGTCGTGGCCACACTGGGAACGGCTCTGACACACGAACACGTGCAGCTGATCCGACGGTTCTGCCAGAAAGTGATTCTCATTTTCGACGGCGACACCGCCGGCCAGAATGCCGCCCAGCGGGCTCTGCCCCGTCTGCTGTCTCATGAGATCGATCTGCGCCTGCTGGCTCTGCCGGAAGGGATGGATCCGCCGGAGTATCTCGAGAAGCACGGTTTGCAGGAATTTCAAACTCTTTTACAAAATGCCGAGGACGCGTGGGACTTCAAGTTGAGGAATCTGGCCGCGAAGTACAGCGACGATTCCGTCTTTTCCCGCGAGCAGCTGATGAGCGAAATGCTCGAACTGCTTGCCGTGGCGCCCGGCCTTTCTGGCACAAAACGCGAGGATATGCTCCTGAACCGTCTGGCCCTCCGGGTCGGTTTGCGTGGTTCTCAGGAGCAGAAACTGCGTAGCGAGCTCGCGAAATTGCGGGCAAAGGGTCCGCAAGTTGCGAAACCCTCTTCACGCTCCCACGAAGCGGAGCCATCTGTTGACTTTTTACCACAGGAGGAAATTGTTTCCCGCGTCCATCGTCGCGACCAGGCAGACGGCCTGCTCAAGCCCCGGCTCGATCGATACACGCTGCTGGAACGGGACCTGTTGGAAATTGTCTTCATGATGCCGGAATGCATCACCGAGATCCTGGACCGCGAGGTTCCCGGGAAACTCCGGCATCCATTAGTGAGCGAAATTGTGGCCGAGTGTGCGCGACTCAGTCAGCGGAATCAGTATTCCGGGACTGACGCATTACTGGCCTCAACTGAAGATCCTGAGCTGAAGCGACTGATCCTCGCCATCGCAGCTCAAGCGGAAGAGAAGAAGGTCACCGAGAAGCTGGAAGAGACGGCACTGAATTCCGAGGGGAAGCGTGCTCCACTCTATCTGAGTCAGGTGATTTCTCAACTCGAGTGGGAACACAAGGAATCCCACCATCGGGCCTCAACCAGTACCGTCGCGTTGCACCGGCAGGAACCGACGGCTGTTGATGATCGGATGAGACAATTGCTGCAGGATGCGGCTCAATTTCACCAGCAACGTGTGACGCGCAATACCGCATCGTCTCAATAA
- the rpoD gene encoding RNA polymerase sigma factor RpoD, with product MHQLDDKLQQLIESGHKQGYLTFSQVNDYLPDEGVNPDKLDQLLLSLEELGMDIIPEKHVPKRKVEQEKKKKTAKPGKQRAGDLVVEEEGSKRIDDPVRIYLTQMGEIPLLTRDEEITLAKKIEVTRKQFRRHLLENDCAMRAAIDTLAKVHRGELPFDRTIKVSLTESLEKDQVLGRMPHNLKTLDFLMQKNRHDFERSIDQNLSAEERKAARNSLNTRRRKMTTLVEELSLRTQRLQPLFKRLQQICSRMHELKARLKVLNRRTNAAEEAAAVERELHDLMIMTFETPETLAARIDEINKRFCAYETAMRELSGGNLRLVVSIAKKYRNRGMNFLDLIQEGNTGLMRAVDKYEYRRGYKFSTYATWWIRQAITRAIADQARTIRIPVHMIETMSRLRKVSKDLVQELGREPTVEEMAEAANVTIEEARRVMKISRQPVSLDRPIGEGEDSYFGDFIEDQSTDSPVSTATQEMLKDKIDHVLRTLTYREREIIKLRYGLGDGYTYTLEEVGRIFKVTRERVRQIEAKAVRKLQHPVRSHQLKGFLESLVAAGAMQG from the coding sequence GTGCATCAGCTTGATGACAAACTGCAACAATTGATTGAGTCCGGCCACAAGCAGGGTTACCTCACCTTCAGCCAGGTGAACGATTATCTGCCGGACGAAGGGGTCAATCCGGACAAGCTCGATCAGCTCCTGCTCTCTCTGGAAGAGCTCGGGATGGACATCATTCCCGAGAAGCACGTCCCGAAGCGGAAGGTCGAGCAGGAAAAGAAGAAGAAAACCGCCAAGCCCGGCAAGCAGCGGGCCGGTGACCTCGTCGTCGAAGAAGAAGGTTCGAAGCGGATCGATGATCCCGTTCGCATCTATCTGACCCAGATGGGCGAAATTCCCCTGCTGACGCGAGACGAGGAAATTACCCTCGCCAAGAAGATCGAAGTGACCCGCAAGCAGTTCCGCCGGCACCTGCTGGAGAATGACTGCGCCATGCGAGCCGCCATCGATACGCTGGCCAAGGTCCACCGGGGTGAGCTCCCCTTCGATCGCACAATCAAAGTGTCGCTGACCGAGTCGCTGGAGAAAGACCAGGTTCTCGGCCGGATGCCGCACAATCTGAAGACGCTCGATTTCCTCATGCAGAAGAATCGGCACGACTTCGAACGGTCGATCGATCAGAACCTCTCCGCCGAGGAACGCAAAGCGGCTCGTAATTCTCTCAACACCCGCCGTCGCAAGATGACGACGCTCGTTGAAGAGCTGAGCCTGCGTACGCAGCGCCTGCAGCCCCTGTTCAAACGTCTGCAGCAGATCTGCAGTCGCATGCACGAACTCAAGGCTCGCCTGAAGGTTCTCAATCGCCGCACGAATGCCGCGGAAGAAGCCGCCGCGGTCGAACGCGAACTGCACGACCTGATGATCATGACTTTCGAGACGCCGGAAACGCTGGCGGCTCGGATTGATGAGATCAACAAGCGGTTCTGTGCCTACGAAACGGCCATGCGGGAACTCTCCGGCGGAAACCTGCGGCTCGTCGTTTCGATTGCCAAGAAGTATCGCAATCGCGGCATGAACTTCCTCGACCTCATTCAGGAAGGTAACACCGGCCTGATGCGAGCCGTCGACAAATACGAGTATCGTCGCGGTTACAAGTTCTCGACGTACGCCACCTGGTGGATTCGTCAGGCAATTACCCGCGCCATCGCCGATCAGGCCCGCACGATTCGAATTCCGGTCCACATGATCGAAACGATGTCCCGCCTGCGGAAGGTTTCGAAGGACCTGGTTCAGGAACTGGGCCGCGAACCGACCGTCGAAGAAATGGCCGAAGCCGCCAATGTGACGATCGAAGAAGCCCGCCGCGTGATGAAGATTTCGCGTCAGCCGGTGAGCCTGGATCGCCCGATTGGCGAAGGCGAAGACAGCTACTTTGGGGACTTCATCGAAGACCAGTCGACCGACAGCCCGGTCAGCACCGCGACTCAGGAAATGCTGAAGGACAAGATCGATCACGTCCTGCGGACCCTGACCTACCGCGAACGCGAGATCATTAAACTGCGTTACGGCCTGGGTGATGGCTACACCTACACGCTGGAAGAAGTCGGCCGCATCTTCAAAGTGACCCGCGAACGCGTGCGTCAGATTGAAGCGAAAGCTGTCCGCAAGCTCCAGCACCCGGTCCGCAGCCATCAGCTGAAGGGCTTCCTGGAATCGCTGGTCGCCGCCGGAGCGATGCAGGGTTAA
- a CDS encoding (Fe-S)-binding protein, which translates to MSAPSRPACSDLPPAVDHAGLVPHENLLSCIHCGLCTSSCPTYLETGNENDSPRGRIHLMRGIEEKRIPLTETAERHLDLCLDCRSCETACPSGVQYGQLIETFRLSVKEQRQGDSGQSRESWFEKYFLRQLFTDRRRLERLLWPARLMQWTRLDRLIDATGLPRLLPTPLQRMHRMLPQLGSYQNPLPDRLDTTQRPARHRVGLFLGCVADAMYRDLHWATARVLQNAGCDVFVPPTQVCCGAIEFHSGYADDAVARARQNIAAFPAALVDEIVINVAGCGAMLKEYHHLTNRSPELAEELTQFSQRVRDINEFLATLDIEPPQGALPLRVVYQDACHLRHAQQIEKQPRKLLLMIPELKLLEIKEPNICCGAAGSYNLTEPEMSDRLVERKINHILEQQPDVIASANAGCSLQLKAALKARGLQIPVLHPIELLDASQQGLSISEYLKSR; encoded by the coding sequence ATGAGTGCCCCATCCCGCCCCGCCTGTTCTGACCTGCCGCCTGCCGTGGATCACGCCGGCCTGGTTCCCCACGAGAACCTGCTGAGCTGTATTCACTGCGGACTGTGCACCTCGTCCTGCCCCACCTATCTGGAAACGGGCAACGAGAACGACAGCCCCCGGGGTCGCATTCATCTCATGCGAGGCATCGAAGAAAAGCGAATCCCGCTGACGGAAACCGCCGAACGGCACCTCGACCTCTGTCTCGACTGCCGCAGCTGCGAAACGGCCTGCCCCTCGGGCGTGCAGTACGGCCAGCTGATCGAAACCTTCCGGCTGTCCGTGAAAGAACAGCGACAGGGCGATTCGGGCCAGAGCCGGGAAAGCTGGTTCGAGAAGTATTTCCTTCGCCAGCTTTTTACCGACCGGCGGCGTCTGGAAAGGCTCCTCTGGCCGGCGCGACTCATGCAGTGGACGCGTCTCGATCGGTTGATTGACGCCACGGGTTTGCCCCGCCTGTTGCCGACCCCGCTGCAGCGGATGCATCGGATGCTGCCTCAGCTGGGCTCCTACCAGAATCCTTTGCCGGATCGGCTCGACACGACACAACGACCTGCACGGCATCGCGTGGGACTGTTCCTGGGATGCGTGGCTGATGCCATGTATCGCGACCTGCACTGGGCGACGGCCCGGGTTCTGCAGAACGCCGGCTGTGACGTCTTCGTGCCTCCTACACAAGTCTGCTGCGGAGCGATCGAGTTTCACTCCGGTTACGCCGATGACGCGGTGGCCCGAGCGAGGCAGAATATCGCTGCTTTCCCTGCTGCTCTGGTCGATGAGATCGTGATTAACGTCGCGGGCTGCGGAGCGATGCTCAAAGAGTACCACCATCTGACAAACCGAAGTCCCGAACTGGCCGAAGAGCTGACACAGTTCTCTCAGCGGGTTCGCGATATCAACGAGTTCCTCGCCACGCTCGACATTGAGCCGCCGCAGGGAGCACTGCCGCTTCGTGTGGTCTACCAGGACGCCTGCCATTTGCGGCACGCTCAACAGATTGAAAAGCAGCCCCGAAAACTGTTGCTGATGATTCCGGAACTGAAACTGCTGGAAATCAAAGAACCGAACATCTGCTGCGGAGCGGCCGGGAGCTACAACCTGACCGAACCAGAGATGTCAGACCGGCTCGTCGAACGGAAGATCAACCACATTCTCGAACAACAACCGGACGTGATCGCCTCCGCCAATGCTGGCTGCTCGCTGCAACTGAAGGCGGCTCTCAAAGCACGCGGCCTTCAAATCCCCGTGCTGCATCCGATCGAACTGCTCGATGCGAGTCAACAGGGACTGAGCATCAGCGAGTACCTGAAGTCGCGATAA
- the nadC gene encoding carboxylating nicotinate-nucleotide diphosphorylase, giving the protein MSFPLPSNRPEFTSAARRAAEQLVAMALAEDFGERGDVTSTLFIDSAREGQVDIGVRQPGALAGLPIVPLVLQQVDSRIEWTAHTEDGDRIQPGQVVGTLSGSVQKILMAERTILNFLTHLSGVATLTSRYADLIAGTQARILDTRKTLPGYRLLEKYAVRCGGGENHRMGLYDAVMLKDNHLASMTHSHPDQIVADVRARYPGIQIIVEVDQLEQIETVLKWDPDVILLDNMPPEKLLKAVQLRDAQASDVQLEASGGITRETIAEVAQSGVDRISVGEITHSAPSLDLGFDWHV; this is encoded by the coding sequence ATGAGTTTTCCGCTTCCATCGAACCGCCCCGAATTCACATCGGCCGCCCGACGGGCAGCCGAGCAGCTTGTCGCGATGGCTCTGGCCGAAGATTTCGGAGAACGGGGGGATGTGACGTCGACGCTGTTCATTGATTCGGCTCGTGAGGGGCAGGTCGATATCGGTGTCCGACAACCCGGAGCTCTGGCGGGCCTGCCGATTGTTCCTCTGGTCTTGCAGCAGGTCGATTCCCGAATTGAGTGGACTGCCCACACGGAAGATGGAGACCGGATTCAGCCGGGGCAGGTCGTCGGCACGCTGTCGGGATCCGTGCAGAAGATCCTGATGGCCGAGCGGACCATTCTCAACTTCCTGACACATCTGAGCGGCGTCGCGACTCTGACCAGTCGGTATGCCGATCTGATCGCCGGAACGCAGGCGCGGATTCTCGATACTCGCAAAACGCTGCCGGGTTACCGCCTGCTCGAGAAGTACGCGGTCCGCTGTGGCGGCGGCGAGAACCATCGCATGGGACTCTACGACGCCGTGATGTTGAAAGACAATCATCTCGCTTCCATGACGCACAGCCATCCGGACCAGATCGTGGCCGATGTACGGGCCCGCTACCCGGGGATTCAGATCATCGTTGAAGTCGATCAGCTGGAGCAGATCGAAACGGTGCTGAAGTGGGATCCGGATGTGATTCTGCTCGACAACATGCCGCCGGAAAAACTGTTGAAGGCCGTTCAGCTTCGAGACGCGCAGGCGTCCGACGTTCAGCTCGAAGCTTCAGGCGGCATTACGCGGGAGACGATTGCCGAGGTCGCTCAATCGGGAGTCGATCGGATCAGCGTGGGAGAAATCACCCACTCAGCTCCGTCTCTCGATCTCGGCTTCGACTGGCACGTGTAG
- a CDS encoding prenyltransferase/squalene oxidase repeat-containing protein encodes MNTEQPVRVEIEMIEEAEPLSGWDRRLAGGLLLSVFLHAMLLCTLALLVFQLPIPEERLSATIDTQPTIIEELELTPELTDLSKETSLPELDVIARQLSMQSTPAPSPGYSPRLSRADPSAVELLQIPEIDLSSHLGGRNAASREKLLEMFGGTAQSERAVERGLEWLAARQRENGAWSFDHRRPTDKHPDHQAGSLRSCPIGATSMALMAFLGAGHMHTQPGPYQETIYNGLEYLKSAGTEVREGIDFRGRFGPDDDRIPGGNAAMYAHGLATITLCEAYGMTRDRLLREHAQGAVEYMIRIRNRDRGGWRYDPEEPGDLSVSGWMIMGLKSAETAGLRFSDVGFTSSSEFLDACQRDDGSQYAYLPGQGAKLSTTSIGLLCRMYLGWEKSHDPLQRGIGVLSTAGPSRENMYYNYYATQVLHHAGGPEWKRWNETLRDFLVETQLRNGPEAGSWDVTDPHGKRGGRLYQTCLSIMTLEVYYRHLPLYQTRAVAKK; translated from the coding sequence ATGAATACAGAACAACCGGTCCGGGTTGAGATTGAGATGATTGAAGAAGCGGAGCCGTTGAGCGGCTGGGATCGCCGTCTGGCCGGCGGTCTGCTTCTCAGCGTCTTTCTGCACGCGATGCTCCTCTGCACTCTGGCGCTGCTGGTCTTTCAGCTTCCCATTCCGGAAGAACGGCTGTCGGCGACCATCGATACGCAGCCGACAATCATTGAGGAGCTCGAACTGACTCCCGAGCTGACCGACCTCTCAAAAGAGACGAGTCTGCCTGAACTGGATGTGATCGCCAGGCAACTTTCGATGCAGTCCACTCCCGCGCCGTCTCCGGGATATTCGCCCAGGTTGTCGAGAGCAGACCCCTCGGCTGTCGAGCTGCTCCAGATACCGGAGATCGATCTTTCCAGTCACCTTGGCGGTCGCAATGCGGCTTCGCGCGAAAAGCTCCTCGAAATGTTCGGCGGGACGGCGCAAAGTGAACGCGCGGTGGAACGCGGGCTGGAATGGCTCGCGGCTCGACAGCGGGAAAACGGCGCCTGGAGTTTCGACCATCGGCGGCCAACCGACAAGCATCCCGATCATCAGGCGGGAAGCCTCCGTTCCTGTCCGATCGGGGCCACCTCGATGGCGTTGATGGCCTTCCTCGGAGCGGGCCACATGCATACGCAGCCCGGTCCGTATCAGGAGACCATCTATAACGGGCTGGAGTATTTGAAGTCCGCCGGCACGGAGGTCCGGGAGGGAATCGATTTTCGCGGACGGTTTGGCCCCGATGATGATCGCATTCCGGGCGGAAACGCGGCGATGTACGCTCACGGACTGGCGACGATCACCCTCTGCGAAGCCTACGGCATGACGCGGGACCGGCTGCTGCGTGAGCATGCTCAGGGGGCGGTCGAATACATGATCCGCATTCGGAACCGAGACCGAGGCGGCTGGCGGTATGACCCCGAAGAACCGGGTGACCTGTCGGTTTCGGGGTGGATGATCATGGGACTGAAGAGTGCCGAGACGGCCGGGCTGCGGTTTTCCGATGTCGGTTTCACGTCATCCAGCGAGTTCCTCGATGCCTGCCAGAGAGACGACGGCAGCCAGTATGCCTATCTGCCGGGACAGGGAGCGAAGCTGTCAACAACATCGATTGGCCTGCTCTGCCGCATGTATCTCGGCTGGGAGAAGAGCCACGACCCGCTGCAGCGCGGCATCGGCGTGTTGAGTACCGCCGGACCGAGCCGCGAGAATATGTACTACAACTACTACGCCACACAGGTCCTTCACCACGCCGGTGGCCCCGAGTGGAAACGTTGGAATGAAACTTTGCGCGACTTTCTGGTCGAAACCCAGCTTCGCAATGGCCCGGAAGCCGGCAGCTGGGACGTGACTGACCCCCACGGCAAGCGAGGCGGGCGACTGTACCAGACCTGTCTGTCGATCATGACTCTCGAAGTCTACTACCGACATCTGCCGCTGTACCAGACGCGAGCCGTCGCGAAAAAGTAA